One part of the Humulus lupulus chromosome 9, drHumLupu1.1, whole genome shotgun sequence genome encodes these proteins:
- the LOC133800953 gene encoding receptor-like protein 7, with the protein MRIHQCSWLFLIPFCLILLGVELHVVSGQCLSDQKSLLLQLKSNLKFNANNSKKLVTWSQNSDCSAWKGVTFDGKGLVTGLNLSFEWISGGIDNSTLFHLQHLKSLDLSWNNFLSSIPDEIGNLITLSYLNLSNAGFGQVPITISRLTNLVTLDISSLLYSWKLENTDLGMLVQNLSKLEELYVDGVNISAPGSEWCKALSSSVPKLRVLSLWNCHLSGPLHESLGSLHSLSVIRLDYNNLYSMVPASFANFSNLTSLTLAMCELYGNFPEQIFRIPTLQNIDVSMNTLLHGFLPDFPKNNSLERLVTHSTKFSGGLPTSIGNLQKLSMLDIRTCNFSGPLPSSMGKLNQLVYLDLSLNKLTGPIPSFNMAKNLTKIDLSYNMITGETPYAHWEGLLKLVDVNLQHNSLGGTIPVALFALPLVQKIQLSFNNFRGQVPGFPNPSSSLLDTLDLSNNILEGHLPKSIFELKKLHTLSLSSNKFNGTMQFDVIQRLSNLTSLDLSYNNLSVSASGKFSTLLSFPQVVILRLVSCKLTTFPDLKNQSELAILDLSDNQLHGEIPNWIWGLDSLMYLNLSHNYLMSLQEPYAPSPIIFILDLHSNQLRGKIPLLPPACTYIDLSINNFTSSIPVDIGNHLNKTYFFSISKNHLTGIMPESICDAPSLRVLDLSYNNLYREIPECLYVMTQTLEVLNLRRNSLGGSIPNAFPVNCSLETLDLNGNSIEGHIPNSLSSCTKLEVLDFGNNYFTGEFPCLLKNISTLRVLVLQSNKFYGSIRCSNSNESWKVLQIVDLANNNFDGTLPGGFFIKLQAMFDNVNNSSSKVNHVHLEVEYDYGMYYQDSITVNFKGLEIQLVKILNVFTSIDLSFNHFVGPIPEEVGQLGALYFLNLSNNALTGQIPSSIGNMGQLESLDLSSNKLNGSIPVSLANLNFLAFLNLSYNHLTGPIPSGSQIQTFPAKSFIGNRGLWGCPLTDKCGKGVISQNTTNKNGSKSGNEIDWNLISAEIGLIVGFGVVIVPLVFCKRWRKRYFERIDDVGARLFPKLYQTSVTKNRRRRP; encoded by the coding sequence ATGAGAATTCATCAGTGTTCATGGCTTTTCTTAATACCCTTTTGCTTGATATTACTTGGCGTGGAGTTACATGTCGTCTCTGGTCAATGCCTTAGCGATCAGAAATCTTTGTTGCTTCAACTGAAAAGCAACCTTAAGTTCAACGCCAATAATTCGAAGAAGTTGGTCACATGGAGTCAAAATTCAGATTGCAGTGCTTGGAAAGGTGTAACTTTTGATGGAAAGGGACTTGTCACTGGTCTTAATTTGAGTTTTGAGTGGATATCTGGTGGAATCGACAATTCCACTCTCTTTCATCTGCAACATCTCAAGAGCCTGGATTTATCATGGAACAATTTCCTGTCTTCCATTCCAGATGAGATTGGTAACCTCATAACTTTAAGTTATCTAAATTTGTCGAACGCTGGCTTTGGGCAAGTCCCGATTACCATATCACGCTTGACAAACTTGGTCACCCTTGATATCTCATCTCTACTGTATTCATGGAAACTTGAGAACACAGATTTGGGGATGTTGGTTCAGAACCTTTCCAAGCTCGAAGAGTTATATGTTGATGGTGTGAATATATCAGCACCTGGGAGTGAGTGGTGCAAGGCTTTGTCATCTTCTGTGCCTAAACTGCGAGTCTTGAGCTTGTGGAACTGCCATCTTTCTGGCCCTCTTCATGAATCGCTTGGGAGTCTTCACTCTTTGTCAGTGATTCGCCTTGATTATAATAATTTGTATTCTATGGTTCCAGCATCCTTTGCAAATTTCTCAAATCTTACTTCCTTGACTCTCGCCATGTGTGAATTGTATGGGAATTTTCCTGAACAGATTTTTCGGATACCAACCTTACAGAATATTGACGTGTCAATGAATACGTTACTTCATGGTTTTTTGCCAGACTTTCCCAAAAATAATTCTCTTGAGAGACTGGTGACACATTCCACTAAATTTTCAGGGGGATTACCAACATCCATCGGTAACCTTCAGAAGTTGTCTATGTTAGACATTAGGACATGCAATTTTAGTGGACCACTTCCAAGTTCAATGGGAAAGCTCAACCAACTGGTGTACTTGGATTTATCTCTGAACAAATTGACCGGTCCAATCCCATCTTTTAATATGGCCAAGAACCTCACAAAAATAGATCTATCTTATAATATGATTACGGGTGAAACTCCATACGCTCATTGGGAAGGCCTTCTAAAGCTGGTTGATGTGAACTTGCAGCATAATTCTCTTGGCGGGACTATTCCCGTTGCATTGTTTGCACTTCCATTAGTGCAAAAGATTCAGCTTTCCTTCAACAATTTTAGGGGTCAAGTTCCTGGTTTTCCAAATCCTAGTTCCTCACTGTTGGATACTCTTGATTTGAGCAACAATATTCTCGAAGGGCATCTTCCGAAGTCCATCTTCGAACTCAAAAAACTTCATACTCTATCACTGTCCTCGAACAAATTCAACGGCACCATGCAATTTGATGTGATTCAGAGACTCAGCAATCTCACTTCACTTGACCTTTCTTACAACAACTTGTCAGTCAGTGCAAGCGGTAAATTCTCTACATTGCTTTCCTTTCCACAAGTTGTCATATTAAGGCTTGTTTCTTGTAAATTGACCACTTTTCCTGATCTAAAGAATCAATCAGAATTAGCCATTTTGGACCTCTCAGACAACCAACTTCACGGGGAAATACCTAATTGGATTTGGGGACTTGACAGTCTTATGTATCTGAATCTTTCCCATAATTATCTAATGAGCCTGCAAGAGCCTTATGCTCCTTCTCCTATTATCTTTATCCTTGACCTACATTCCAACCAGCTTCGTGGGAAGATTCCCCTTCTACCCCCAGCTTGTACCTACATAGATTTGTCTATCAATAACTTTACTTCCTCTATTCCCGTAGACATTGGCAACCATCTTAATAAAACTTATTTCTTCTCCATTTCAAAGAACCATCTTACAGGTATTATGCCAGAATCTATATGTGATGCACCCTCTCTTCGAGTGCTTGACTTATCTTACAACAACTTATACAGAGAAATACCTGAATGTCTGTATGTAATGACTCAAACTCTCGAGGTGCTGAATCTACGAAGGAACTCCTTAGGAGGCTCAATTCCCAACGCCTTTCCGGTTAATTGTTCTTTAGAGACCCTAGATCTCAATGGGAATTCAATAGAAGGGCATATTCCAAATTCTCTATCTTCTTGCACCAAATTAGAGGTCTTGGACTTTGGGAACAATTACTTTACTGGTGAGTTTCCATGCTTGTTAAAGAACATATCCACATTGCGAGTCCTTGTTCTGCAATCCAACAAATTTTATGGCAGTATTAGATGCTCCAATTCCAATGAAAGCTGGAAGGTGCTACAGATTGTAGATCTAGCTAATAATAACTTTGATGGTACGCTACCTGGAGGATTTTTTATAAAATTGCAGGCAATGTTCGATAACGTAAATAACTCCTCTTCAAAAGTTAATCACGTTCACCTTGAAGTTGAATATGATTACGGAATGTATTATCAAGATTCAATTACAGTTAACTTCAAAGGTCTAGAGATACAGTTAGTGAAAATCCTAAATGTCTTCACTTCTATTGATTTGTCATTCAACCATTTTGTTGGACCAATACCAGAGGAAGTAGGACAACTTGGAGCACTCTATTTTCTCAACTTATCCAACAATGCTCTCACTGGCCAAATCCCATCTTCTATTGGAAACATGGGACAGCTGGAGTCATTAGACCTTTCAAGTAACAAATTGAACGGATCAATCCCAGTATCCCTAGCAAACCTTAACTTCCTTGcattcttgaacctctcatataatcATCTGACCGGACCAATTCCATCCGGTAGTCAAATTCAAACATTTCCAGCAAAATCTTTCATTGGAAATAGAGGACTGTGGGGATGCCCTCTGACAGATAAATGCGGCAAGGGAGTGATTTCACAAAACACAACAAACAAGAATGGTTCAAAATCTGGAAATGAGATTGATTGGAATCTCATAAGTGCTGAAATTGGATTAATTGTTGGCTTTGGAGTTGTGATTGTACCGCTTGTCTTTTGCAAGAGATGGAGGAAAAGATATTTTGAGCGCATTGATGACGTTGGTGCTAGACTTTTTCCTAAGCTGTATCAAACCAGTGTCACTAAGAATAGAAGAAGACGCCCATGA